AACCGTCGGATCACCCGAGCCGAGGTAGGCCGACAGGGTGACGGGGATGACGACGAGCGGCAGCGCGGTGCCGATGCTGGCGAGCGCCGCGCCGAGGCTGATCTGCCACCGGGGCACCGGGCGCAGCCATAAGTAGACGAGGGTGCGGTCGTCCACGAAGTCGCCGAGGGCGGCCGAGGCCAGCACCAGCGACACCACCGGTGCGAGGAGTTGCAGGCCGTAGCCCTGCGTCATGTCGAGCGTGTCGGAGATTTGCCGCGTGCCGGTGCCCTTGCCGATGGCGAGGCCGAGGAACACCGCGAAGGCGCCGATGGCGATGAGCGCGATCAGCCGTCCGCGCGTCAGCTGCGTGCGGGCGACCAGGGTGGCGACGCGACCGATCACGACGCACCCACCAAGTAGCGGAAGACGCTTTCGAGGTCGTCGTCGAGCGGCACGACCTCCATCAGGCGGGCATCCGCCCGCTTGGCGATGCTCGCCACCGACGAGCGGAACACGGCAACGTCACTGGTGTCGACCACCACGTTGCCGCGCAGGATCGAGACGCCGACGACACCGCCGTCGGCCATGATCCCCGCGGCGAGCTCGCGCGGTTTGTCGGTGACGACGCGCAGCTTGTGCGGTCGGTCGTCGATGAGCTCGCGGATGGCGTGGAAGTCGCCGACGGCCAGCAGGCGACCCTTGCCCATGACGAGCACGCGCGATGCCAGCCGTTCGATCTCGTCGAGCACGTGTGAGGACACGATGACGGTGCGGTCCTGCTCGCCGAGTTGGGTGAACAGGTTGATCATGTGACGGCGCTGGCGCGGGTCGAGGCCTTCGAGCGGTTCGTCGAGCACGATGATGTCGGGGTCGTGGACGAGCGCAGCGGCGACCTTCACCCGCTGGCGCATGCCCTTCGAGTACGTGCGCACCGGGCGCGGGTCGTCCGAGTCGAGCTCGACGAGGCCGAGAGCGCGCCGCGCCGCCGTCTCCGCGCCCTTCACTTGCGACAGTTCCGCGCTCAACGTCACGAACTCGTGGGCGCTCAGCACTTCGGGCACGACTTCCTGCTGGGGCACGAGACCGAGGTGATGGAACACGTCGACCGCGCCGCGCGGGTCCTTGCCGAGGAGACGGACCGTGCCGCGCGAGGGAGCGGCGAGCCCGCACAGCATCCGCATCACCGTCGACTTGCCCGCGCCGTTCGGGCCGAGCAGCGCGGTGACGCCGGGCTCGATGGTGAAGCTGCAATCGCTGACCGCGACGACGCCGCCGAAGAACTTGGAAACGCCGTCGAACTCGACAACCGGATCGCTCATCGCGTCACCCGCAGTCGCGTGTAGCGGAACCAGGCGATGGCGGCACCAACGACCGCCCACAAGGCCACCGCCGACGCGAACGCGCTCATCGGAACGATGTAGTTGTCGATGCGGAAGTTGTTGCCCTGGTGGAACATGTTGACGGCAAAGCCGATCGGGGCGGCGTTGGGTGAGAACCCGACGAGCCACTTCGGGGCGTCGAACGACGACACCAGCACGCCGGTGGCGACGCCGACGGCCTGGGAGAAGAAGAAGATGATGGCGGCGGCCACGGCCTTGCGGTCGGTGAGGCTGCTGGCGCCGACGGAGAAGGCGGCGAAGTAGGCCGCCATAACCACGCCCACGACGACGATTTTGCCGAGCGTCGACATGAAGCTACCGAAACCGTGCGGGCCGGCGTTCTGTGCCGCCAGGCCGATCAGGTACAGCAACGCGGGTCCGAGCGTGACGGTCAGTAGCGCGGTGAACACCGCTGCGCCCTTCGCTGCGATGTAGCGCGACCGCGTAAGCGGCGTCGCCAGGTAGAGGCTGAGAATGCCGCTGCGGCGATCGGGGCAGATCGCTTCGGGGGCGACGAAAATCACGAACAGCGCGATAGCGGCCGTGATGAAGCCGTAGGTGAAGGCGTAGCCGGGGAGGACGGAGTTGCGCAGGCGATCGTCGGGGATGAGCGCGGTCACGCCGACGAACACGATGTTGGGGACATACGCAATGGCGACGCTGGCGATCGGCAACAGCTTCCAGCGCGCCGGGCGACCGAGGCCGAAGATGCGCCGCAGCGTGTGCTTCCATAACGCCACCGTGGAGTGCCATTCGCCGAGACGCGGCCCGTCATAGCGGTGGTAGCCGGTGTCGATGAGACGGGCTTCGCTCATACCTCGGCGCCCTCGGGCTCGCTGGCGGCGAAGAACACGTCCTCGAGCGTCTCGCGCTGGCGCTTCAGGCTGCGCAGCGACACCTTGCTGGTGACGACGGCGTCGCGCACCTTGTCGTACGTCGCGCCATTGGTGATCGTGACGAGCACGCGGCCGCCGCCTTCGAGGGCGCGGGCGCTGACGCGTTTCGTCTTCAACGACGACATCAACTTGTCGGTGTCGCCGTCGAAGGTGACCATGACCTCGATCGCACCGTTGCCCGCTTCCAGGTCGGCGAGGTTGCCGGTGGCGACGGTGCGGCCGTGATCGAGGATGACGACGGCGTCGGCGACGCGCTCGACTTCTTCGAGCAGGTGCGACGACAGCAGCACGTGAATGCCGAGCTCGTCGGCGACGCGGCGCACGAGGCGCAGCATCTCTTCGCGCTGCATCGGGTCGAGACCGTTGGTCGGCTCGTCGAGCAGGACGAGCTGCGGGTCCGCAGCAATGGCCTGCGCCAGCTTCACCCGCTGGCGCTGGCCCGTCGACATGGTGCCGACCGGGCGAAGGCGCTCCTCGCCGAGGCCG
This genomic stretch from Acidimicrobiales bacterium harbors:
- a CDS encoding ABC transporter ATP-binding protein, encoding MGAADVGFEDVVVADGVRKLWGETVALDNATFRVGPGVTGLLGANGSGKTTTLGLLLGMHAPDAGTLTVLGLDPATQGAEIRGLVGYAPEHDSLPPDVAAYEVVTHLAELRGLPRREAAGRASDVLFELGLGEERLRPVGTMSTGQRQRVKLAQAIAADPQLVLLDEPTNGLDPMQREEMLRLVRRVADELGIHVLLSSHLLEEVERVADAVVILDHGRTVATGNLADLEAGNGAIEVMVTFDGDTDKLMSSLKTKRVSARALEGGGRVLVTITNGATYDKVRDAVVTSKVSLRSLKRQRETLEDVFFAASEPEGAEV
- a CDS encoding ABC transporter permease, producing MSEARLIDTGYHRYDGPRLGEWHSTVALWKHTLRRIFGLGRPARWKLLPIASVAIAYVPNIVFVGVTALIPDDRLRNSVLPGYAFTYGFITAAIALFVIFVAPEAICPDRRSGILSLYLATPLTRSRYIAAKGAAVFTALLTVTLGPALLYLIGLAAQNAGPHGFGSFMSTLGKIVVVGVVMAAYFAAFSVGASSLTDRKAVAAAIIFFFSQAVGVATGVLVSSFDAPKWLVGFSPNAAPIGFAVNMFHQGNNFRIDNYIVPMSAFASAVALWAVVGAAIAWFRYTRLRVTR
- a CDS encoding ABC transporter ATP-binding protein, with the translated sequence MSDPVVEFDGVSKFFGGVVAVSDCSFTIEPGVTALLGPNGAGKSTVMRMLCGLAAPSRGTVRLLGKDPRGAVDVFHHLGLVPQQEVVPEVLSAHEFVTLSAELSQVKGAETAARRALGLVELDSDDPRPVRTYSKGMRQRVKVAAALVHDPDIIVLDEPLEGLDPRQRRHMINLFTQLGEQDRTVIVSSHVLDEIERLASRVLVMGKGRLLAVGDFHAIRELIDDRPHKLRVVTDKPRELAAGIMADGGVVGVSILRGNVVVDTSDVAVFRSSVASIAKRADARLMEVVPLDDDLESVFRYLVGAS